Below is a window of Thermodesulfobacteriota bacterium DNA.
TCTGGTTTTGACGGGCATTCTCCTTAAACACTCTTTTAGAGTCGATCTCTTAGATGTCAAACGGTTCTGCATAGGTCTTTTCACCTTCAATCCGCATGTTCCTAGCAAGGTCGGTCTTACATTTTACGTTCATCTATTTTTCGTCTCTGTCCTTTTGGTCTATTTTCCTTATAGCAAGCTCGTCCACGCAAAGGGAGTATTCTTTTCTCCTACAAGAAACCTACCGAACAATAGTAGGCAAAAGAGGTACATTAATCCCTGGAACTATCCAGTGAAAGTAAAAAGTTATGAAGAATGGGAAGAGGAGTATAGGGATATGCTAAAGGAAGCGAATATTCCGCTAGATAAGGAGGAAAAGGGGCCTTGAAAGAAAAAAAGAAAATAGATCTAAACGAAGACTGGATGGACAAAAAGGTAGAGTTCAAAAAGGGTACGTACTGCTTTGGTGCTCCTGTAAAACATCAAAAATATTTGGATCTTCCTTTTGCACGCGAGTGGCAGCCCCACAACGAAGACTGGGGTCTTCCTCATAACTGGAAAGAGATCATTATCCAAGGGATGAAAACGCTCCTTAACAGATATAGGTCATTCAAACTCTTTATGGATGTTTGCGTAAGATGTGGGGCATGCGCGGATAAATGCCATTTCTTTATCGGAACTGGTGATCCAAAAAACATGCCAGTTTTGCGGGCTGAGCTTCTCCGGTCAGTGTATAGGAGGTATTTCACCCTCCAGGGGCGTATCTTTGGTAGACTTGTTGGAGCAAGGGATTTGACGGAGGAGATTCTCAAAGAATGGTTTTACTATTTTTACCAATGCACCGAATGTCGAAGGTGTTCCCTTTACTGCCCGTATGGGATAGATACATGCGAAATTACAATGATGGGAAGAGAACTTCTAAATCTTTTAGGCTGCAATATCCAGTGGATCATTGAGCCCGCATCTAACTCTTACAGAACCGGCAACCACCTCGGTGTACCGCCGCTTGCCTTTAAAGAAACAATGGAATTTGCAGTGGACGAAATCAAAGAGCTTACAGGGATAAAGATAGATGTTCCAATAAACAAAAAAGGCGCGGAAGTTCTTTTTGTTGCCCCTTCCGCAGACTACTTTGCAAGCCCGCACTGGTACACGCTTTTGGGCTATCTTATGCTCTTTCATGAAGTAGGACTCGACTACACATGGAGCGCTTTTGCGTCAGAAGGTGGAAATTTTGGACTTTTTCACTCTTATGAACTTATGAAGAAGCTCAACGCAAAGATATACGAAGAGGCAAAAAGACTCCGGGTAAAATGGATACTCGGAGGCGAGTGCGGACACATGTGGAGGGTGATACACCAGTACATGGATACGATAAATGGGCCTGCAGATTTCCTCGAAGAGCCCGTCTCCCCTATAACCGGCACGAGATTTGAAAATGCAAAATCAACAAAGGTGGTCCACATAGCTGAGTTTACCGCGGATCTCATATTCCACAACAAGCTAAAACTGGATAAAAGTAGGAACGACAAATGGGTTGTAACCTTTCACGATTCGTGCAATACGGCAAGAAGCATGGGACTTTTTGAAGAACCAAGATTCATATTGAGGAACGTATGTAATAGATTTTACGAGATGCCAGAGAACACTATAAGGGAAAAGACTTTCTGTTGCGGAAGTGGGGCCGGATTGGGAGCTGACGAGAATCTAGAGGCTAGGCTAAAAGGAGGTTTTCCCAGGGCTTATGCGGTAAAGTACGTAAAAGAGAAATACGGGGTCAACATGGTTGCTTGCATGTGCGCTATAGACAAAGCATCACTCCCCACATTATTCGAATACTGGGTAGGCGGTGTTGATGTTTGCGGGATTCACGAGCTTGTAGGTAATGCCTTAGTTATGACAGGAGAAATGGAAAGAACAAAGGATTTGCGTGGCGAACCTCTGTCAAGTGGGAAAAATAATGAAGATCTACGACAGTAGAAAGGTAGTTACAGGTTTGATACTCGCTCTTTGCCTTCTTACTTCCCCTTTCTGGTATAACATCTTCTTTGGCAGACCGAAATACTTACCTGAACTTAAAGTAG
It encodes the following:
- a CDS encoding (Fe-S)-binding protein, with the protein product MDKKVEFKKGTYCFGAPVKHQKYLDLPFAREWQPHNEDWGLPHNWKEIIIQGMKTLLNRYRSFKLFMDVCVRCGACADKCHFFIGTGDPKNMPVLRAELLRSVYRRYFTLQGRIFGRLVGARDLTEEILKEWFYYFYQCTECRRCSLYCPYGIDTCEITMMGRELLNLLGCNIQWIIEPASNSYRTGNHLGVPPLAFKETMEFAVDEIKELTGIKIDVPINKKGAEVLFVAPSADYFASPHWYTLLGYLMLFHEVGLDYTWSAFASEGGNFGLFHSYELMKKLNAKIYEEAKRLRVKWILGGECGHMWRVIHQYMDTINGPADFLEEPVSPITGTRFENAKSTKVVHIAEFTADLIFHNKLKLDKSRNDKWVVTFHDSCNTARSMGLFEEPRFILRNVCNRFYEMPENTIREKTFCCGSGAGLGADENLEARLKGGFPRAYAVKYVKEKYGVNMVACMCAIDKASLPTLFEYWVGGVDVCGIHELVGNALVMTGEMERTKDLRGEPLSSGKNNEDLRQ